The Flavobacterium praedii genome window below encodes:
- a CDS encoding CCA tRNA nucleotidyltransferase, which yields MNYKEALNNKIFEVISKASQELNVESYVIGGFVRDLLLKRDFKKDIDIVAVGSGIELALKVSELLPKKPKVQVFKTYGTAMLRFEDTEIEFVGARKESYTLDSRNPVVENGTLEDDQNRRDFTINALALSLNSNNFGALSDPFNGISDLENKIIKTPLEPDITFSDDPLRMLRGIRFATQLGFEIDKDSLDSITKNAERIKIISGERIVDELNKILSTDKPSVGFLLLFKTGLLDIILPELTALNQVEEIEGHTHKNNFYHTLEVVDNICPNTDDVWLRWSALLHDIGKAPTKRFNKKQGWTFHGHEFLGGKMAKKIFERLHMPLNHKMKFVQKMVIMSSRPIVLAQDLVTDSAVRRLVFDAGEDVENLMTLCEADITTKNPNKFKKYHSNFEIVRKKIVEVEERDHVRNFQPPISGEEIMAIFNLKPSREIGVLKEAVKEAIMEGDIPNEYQAAYDFVLKRGEKLGLKKV from the coding sequence ATGAACTACAAAGAAGCCTTAAATAATAAAATATTCGAAGTTATTTCGAAAGCCTCCCAAGAACTTAATGTAGAAAGCTATGTAATTGGCGGTTTTGTGCGCGACTTGCTTTTAAAAAGAGATTTTAAAAAAGACATTGATATTGTTGCCGTTGGCAGCGGAATCGAATTGGCCTTAAAAGTATCTGAATTATTGCCCAAAAAACCAAAGGTTCAAGTTTTTAAGACTTATGGAACGGCTATGTTGCGTTTTGAAGATACCGAAATTGAATTTGTGGGCGCCCGAAAAGAGTCCTACACTCTTGACAGCAGAAACCCTGTTGTAGAAAACGGAACTCTAGAAGATGATCAAAATCGCAGAGATTTTACGATAAATGCTTTGGCTTTATCATTAAATTCCAATAATTTTGGTGCTCTCTCTGATCCTTTCAATGGTATTTCCGACTTGGAAAACAAAATTATAAAAACGCCTCTCGAACCAGACATCACTTTTTCAGATGATCCTTTGCGTATGCTTAGAGGAATTCGATTTGCAACCCAATTGGGTTTTGAAATAGACAAAGATTCTTTAGATTCCATTACTAAAAATGCCGAACGCATCAAAATCATCTCTGGAGAACGAATCGTAGATGAATTGAATAAAATTCTTTCAACCGATAAACCTTCCGTTGGATTTTTATTATTGTTCAAAACAGGCCTTTTGGATATTATCCTTCCCGAATTGACTGCTTTAAACCAAGTGGAAGAAATTGAAGGTCATACGCACAAAAATAATTTTTACCATACTCTCGAAGTCGTGGATAACATTTGTCCCAATACCGATGACGTCTGGCTACGTTGGTCTGCGTTGTTACATGATATCGGAAAAGCACCAACCAAACGCTTTAACAAAAAACAAGGTTGGACGTTCCACGGACATGAATTTCTTGGCGGAAAAATGGCCAAAAAAATATTTGAGCGCTTGCACATGCCCTTAAACCACAAAATGAAGTTTGTTCAAAAAATGGTTATTATGAGTTCCCGACCAATTGTTTTGGCTCAAGATCTTGTTACTGACTCTGCAGTTCGCCGTTTGGTTTTTGATGCTGGTGAAGATGTAGAAAACTTAATGACACTTTGTGAGGCTGATATCACCACCAAAAACCCGAATAAATTCAAGAAATACCACAGTAATTTTGAAATTGTTCGCAAGAAAATTGTGGAAGTCGAAGAACGCGATCATGTGCGTAATTTTCAACCCCCTATTTCTGGAGAAGAAATCATGGCAATCTTCAATTTGAAACCTTCTCGTGAAATTGGAGTGCTGAAAGAAGCTGTGAAAGAAGCAATAATGGAAGGAGATATTCCGAATGAATATCAAGCTGCTTATGATTTTGTACTAAAGCGCGGAGAAAAATTAGGTTTAAAGAAAGTTTAA
- a CDS encoding GxxExxY protein: protein MTQIIHKAESFKIMGILFDVHNNLGGGFSEIVYKDAIEYEFKKHNIPFEREKEYNVHYKDIILNHKFYADFVIYDTIILELKSCEKLDSKHISQCINYLKVSTNKLAILANFNNKSLEYKRIVL from the coding sequence ATGACACAAATTATTCACAAGGCTGAAAGTTTTAAAATTATGGGAATTCTATTTGATGTTCATAATAATTTAGGTGGTGGTTTTTCAGAGATTGTATACAAAGATGCAATTGAATATGAATTTAAAAAACATAACATTCCCTTTGAAAGAGAAAAAGAATATAATGTTCACTATAAAGACATTATTTTAAACCATAAGTTTTATGCAGATTTTGTGATATATGACACAATTATTTTAGAGTTAAAATCGTGTGAAAAATTAGACTCAAAACACATTTCACAATGTATTAATTACTTAAAAGTTTCAACAAACAAATTAGCAATTTTAGCCAATTTCAACAATAAATCTCTTGAATACAAAAGAATTGTTTTGTAA
- a CDS encoding L-threonylcarbamoyladenylate synthase, whose translation MDINQEILNAFEIIKEGGIILYPTDTVWGIGCDATNPEAVAKIYKLKQRAEKQSMICLMNGEKMIYNVFKEIPEVAWQIMDFSENPTTLVLDKPRNVAPNLIAPDNTLGIRLVKEPFCFKLMERMKKPLVSTSANISGQPTPKSFKEINPEIIKGVDYVVNLHRDKIAGKPSTIIKLTNDSQVKVIRK comes from the coding sequence ATGGACATCAATCAAGAAATACTCAACGCTTTCGAAATTATAAAAGAAGGTGGAATCATTCTCTATCCTACTGATACCGTTTGGGGAATTGGATGTGATGCAACAAATCCTGAAGCTGTTGCTAAAATTTACAAACTCAAACAAAGAGCCGAAAAACAAAGTATGATTTGCCTAATGAATGGCGAAAAAATGATTTATAATGTATTCAAAGAAATTCCAGAAGTAGCTTGGCAAATCATGGATTTTTCTGAAAATCCAACTACATTAGTTTTAGACAAACCTCGAAATGTGGCTCCCAATTTAATCGCTCCAGACAATACCTTGGGCATTCGACTAGTCAAAGAACCTTTTTGTTTCAAATTGATGGAACGCATGAAAAAACCTTTGGTTTCCACATCAGCAAATATCTCTGGTCAACCTACCCCAAAAAGTTTTAAAGAAATTAATCCCGAAATTATAAAAGGCGTGGACTATGTTGTAAATTTGCACCGCGATAAAATTGCCGGTAAACCATCTACAATTATTAAATTAACTAATGATTCTCAGGTTAAAGTGATTCGTAAATAA
- the glf gene encoding UDP-galactopyranose mutase has translation MPLNKKKYDILIVGSGLFGSVFAHEATKLGKKCLVIDKREHQGGNVYCEEIDGINVHKFGAHIFHTNDKKIWDYVNQFTSFNNYINSPVSISKGKLYNLPFNMNTFYQIWGCITPDQAKEKIDEQIKQYGVEDPKNLEEQAISLVGKDIYETLIKEYTEKQWGRKATELPAFIIKRLPIRFTFDNNYFNDKYQGIPIGGYNKIIDGLLKDVDVSLNTDFFKNRSYFESLATDIVYTGKIDEYFNYEFGQLEYRSLRFENEIIDKENFQGNAVVNYNDAEVPFTRIIEHKHFEFGTQKKTLITREYPDSWCPEKEAFYPVNNAENQNKYENYKKKADKTKVIFGGRLAEYKYYDMHQIIASALTNFKKYDENRQKK, from the coding sequence ATGCCCTTAAATAAAAAAAAATATGACATTTTAATAGTTGGATCTGGTTTGTTTGGCTCTGTATTTGCACATGAAGCAACTAAATTAGGAAAAAAATGTCTAGTTATTGATAAACGCGAACATCAAGGAGGGAATGTTTATTGTGAAGAAATTGACGGAATAAATGTTCATAAATTTGGTGCACACATTTTTCATACTAATGATAAAAAAATATGGGATTATGTAAACCAATTTACTTCCTTTAACAATTATATTAATTCACCCGTTTCTATATCAAAAGGAAAGCTATATAATTTACCTTTTAATATGAATACATTTTATCAAATTTGGGGATGTATTACACCTGATCAAGCGAAAGAAAAAATAGATGAACAAATTAAGCAATATGGTGTAGAAGATCCAAAAAACTTAGAAGAGCAAGCTATTTCACTTGTGGGAAAAGATATTTATGAGACTTTAATAAAAGAATATACCGAAAAACAATGGGGAAGAAAAGCAACTGAACTTCCTGCGTTTATAATAAAAAGACTTCCCATTCGATTTACCTTTGACAATAATTATTTCAACGATAAATACCAAGGAATTCCAATAGGTGGTTATAATAAAATTATTGATGGATTATTAAAAGATGTAGATGTTAGCTTAAATACTGATTTTTTCAAAAATCGCTCTTATTTCGAGTCTTTAGCGACTGATATTGTCTATACAGGTAAAATCGATGAATATTTTAATTATGAATTTGGTCAACTTGAATACCGCTCATTGCGATTTGAAAACGAAATTATTGACAAAGAGAATTTTCAAGGAAATGCAGTGGTAAACTACAATGATGCAGAAGTTCCTTTTACAAGAATAATTGAACACAAACATTTTGAATTTGGCACCCAAAAGAAGACCCTCATTACCAGAGAATATCCTGATAGTTGGTGTCCTGAAAAGGAAGCCTTTTACCCAGTAAATAATGCCGAAAATCAAAATAAATATGAAAACTATAAAAAGAAAGCCGATAAAACAAAAGTGATTTTTGGAGGAAGACTAGCAGAGTATAAATATTATGATATGCATCAAATAATAGCTTCAGCATTAACTAACTTTAAGAAATATGATGAAAATAGACAAAAAAAATAG
- a CDS encoding capsule assembly Wzi family protein has protein sequence MCLQLRIVILLLIGNTLLAQNISVGSIDMIEQRSRNEQLLGTGNPLISYTLRPLTLVQLDSTQALDKNSTKIITKVLPITLTQQYNTFNPYGWNDGSMIPAKGYQTQLTAGLFAQYGILSIQLKSEYVYASNPEYDIFPTTEKSVVRNVNAYYLNYTDMPTLFGGKTYNKLFWGQSSISVAINKFSIGLSTENLWWGPGNRNSLLMSNNAPGFLHFTFNTRQPIETFVGSFEGQIISGKLEGSGLSSPKSQFMIDGIDTELAKSNDWRYINGISINYHPKWVPGLFVGMNRTIQVYRTDMGNSFSDYMPIFIPFQKKNALGEDAKMRDQLASLFFRWAMKESKFEFYGESGWNDYSSTIWDFFDSPEHSRSYLFGFNKIFMLNKEKNKYLKVNFESTHMEQSADRIVRPAGAWYLHGTILHGYTHEGQVLGSGIGPGSNLQTLDFSVWKQDQVWGLEIERFAHNMDFYYDAYTDYNHKWVDLALNTYAYRKFGNLGIQAKLNFAQLRNFQYQFEVNKYNMQFQLSLQYKL, from the coding sequence ATGTGTTTACAATTAAGAATTGTCATTTTACTATTAATCGGTAATACGCTATTAGCGCAAAATATTTCAGTAGGTTCTATTGACATGATTGAACAAAGAAGTAGAAACGAACAATTATTAGGTACTGGTAATCCTCTGATTTCATACACTTTACGACCATTAACATTAGTCCAATTAGACTCTACGCAAGCACTTGATAAAAATTCGACAAAAATTATCACAAAAGTATTGCCAATAACCCTAACTCAACAATACAATACTTTTAATCCTTATGGTTGGAATGATGGTTCTATGATACCTGCCAAAGGCTATCAAACACAACTTACCGCAGGATTATTCGCTCAATATGGAATTTTGAGTATTCAATTAAAATCAGAATATGTATACGCCTCAAATCCAGAATATGACATTTTCCCTACAACAGAAAAAAGTGTGGTTCGCAATGTGAATGCATATTATTTAAATTATACCGATATGCCAACTTTATTTGGAGGCAAAACTTATAATAAATTATTTTGGGGACAAAGTTCTATTAGTGTTGCAATAAATAAATTTTCAATAGGATTGTCAACAGAGAATTTATGGTGGGGACCTGGAAATAGGAATTCACTATTAATGAGTAATAACGCTCCAGGGTTTTTACATTTTACTTTTAATACAAGACAACCTATAGAAACTTTTGTCGGAAGTTTTGAAGGACAAATCATAAGTGGCAAATTAGAAGGTTCTGGCTTAAGCAGCCCAAAATCACAATTTATGATAGATGGCATTGATACTGAATTAGCAAAATCAAATGATTGGCGTTATATCAATGGTATTTCAATAAATTACCATCCCAAGTGGGTACCTGGGTTATTTGTAGGCATGAATCGTACTATTCAAGTTTATCGTACAGACATGGGAAATAGTTTTTCAGATTATATGCCTATTTTTATTCCTTTTCAAAAAAAGAATGCGCTAGGTGAAGATGCCAAAATGAGAGATCAACTAGCTTCTCTTTTTTTTAGATGGGCAATGAAGGAATCAAAATTTGAATTTTATGGAGAAAGTGGATGGAACGATTATTCCTCTACAATTTGGGACTTTTTTGATTCACCGGAACATTCTAGATCCTACCTTTTTGGTTTTAATAAAATATTTATGCTTAATAAAGAAAAAAATAAGTATTTGAAAGTTAATTTTGAAAGTACCCATATGGAACAAAGTGCTGATCGCATAGTCAGACCCGCAGGAGCTTGGTATTTACATGGTACAATATTACATGGCTATACTCATGAAGGACAAGTATTAGGATCAGGAATTGGACCTGGAAGTAATTTACAAACATTAGATTTTAGCGTTTGGAAACAAGATCAAGTTTGGGGTTTAGAAATAGAACGATTTGCTCATAATATGGATTTTTACTATGATGCCTATACAGATTACAATCACAAATGGGTAGATTTAGCTTTAAATACTTATGCTTATCGAAAATTTGGTAATTTAGGTATTCAAGCAAAACTTAATTTTGCCCAATTAAGAAATTTTCAATATCAATTTGAAGTCAATAAATACAACATGCAATTTCAACTTTCGTTACAATATAAATTGTAA
- a CDS encoding glycosyltransferase, which produces MKLSVALCTYNGEKYIEKQLNSIFNQTMPIDEINICDDGSNDKTIEIINQIQKTYPTIIKLHQNEINLGCTKNFEKAIELCQGDYIFLSDQDDLWKKDKVEKTLAIFDKNPNAEGVFSNAELIDNSDHLISDHTIWDSVFFLEKEFQKPIDYFNIISKNGNFVTGATLCIKKQVKDFIFSFTDPIVLHDEKIATLLILRESLYYSTENLISYRIHQNQQVGMKNMNKIESKKRLKRIILDLEKPATYFEYRHLMKKKYLKYHKAQKYLVFNSSKIDINQLIETSFNEYNAFINSFKKKFPIHYFLSSIVDTLRNKRKL; this is translated from the coding sequence ATGAAATTATCAGTTGCCTTATGTACTTATAACGGAGAAAAATACATTGAAAAACAATTGAATAGTATTTTTAATCAAACCATGCCCATTGATGAAATCAACATTTGTGATGATGGATCAAATGATAAGACTATTGAAATAATTAATCAGATTCAAAAAACATATCCTACAATAATTAAGTTACATCAAAATGAAATAAATCTAGGTTGTACAAAAAATTTTGAAAAAGCAATTGAACTTTGTCAAGGAGATTATATTTTTTTATCAGATCAAGATGATCTTTGGAAAAAAGACAAAGTAGAAAAAACATTGGCAATTTTTGATAAAAACCCAAATGCCGAAGGAGTTTTTTCTAATGCCGAATTAATAGACAATTCGGACCATTTAATTTCTGATCATACTATTTGGGATTCCGTTTTTTTTCTAGAAAAAGAATTCCAAAAACCAATTGATTATTTTAACATCATTTCAAAAAATGGCAATTTCGTTACAGGAGCCACATTATGTATTAAAAAGCAAGTAAAAGATTTTATTTTTTCTTTCACAGATCCAATTGTTCTGCATGACGAAAAGATAGCTACTTTATTGATCTTAAGAGAGTCTCTCTATTATTCAACTGAAAATTTGATTTCGTACAGAATACATCAAAATCAACAAGTTGGAATGAAGAATATGAACAAAATCGAATCTAAAAAAAGATTAAAAAGAATTATTCTTGATTTAGAAAAACCTGCTACATATTTTGAATACAGACATTTAATGAAAAAAAAGTATTTAAAGTATCATAAAGCCCAGAAATATCTAGTTTTCAACTCTTCTAAAATAGATATTAATCAGTTAATTGAAACAAGTTTTAACGAATACAACGCATTTATTAATAGTTTCAAAAAGAAGTTTCCTATACATTATTTTTTATCTTCAATTGTTGATACACTTAGAAATAAAAGAAAACTTTAA